One segment of Babesia bigemina genome assembly Bbig001, chromosome : II DNA contains the following:
- a CDS encoding TUBULIN protein,putative, producing the protein MREVIAVHVGQAGVQVGNAVWELFCIEHGIAPDGTTENKEASGSGDEDKAFHAFFAETASGKHVPRCLFVDLEPSVVDEVRRGAYSGLFHPEQLMSGKEDAANNFARGRYTTGSEIMNPAMDRIRKLSDACDSIQGFLFFSAVGGGTGSGTGSLLLENVGAEYERKTKLNFCIWPSPQVSTAVVEPYNSVLSTHSLLENTDVAVVLDNEAIYSICKKNLDIGRPIYKNLNRIIAQVISSLTTSLRFDGALNVDMNEFQTNLVPYPRIHFMLSSYAPIISSRKAKHEFMSVAEITNSAFDTASMMAECDPRLGHYMACCLMYRGDVVPKDVNSAIGHVKSKKAVRFVDWSPTGFKFGINYQPPCVVPGDDLAKVSRAVCMISNSTSISEVFIRMDSKFDVMYAKKAFVHWYLGEGMEEGEFEEAREDVAALEKDYEEAINN; encoded by the exons ATGAGAGAGGTTATTGCTGTTCACGTCGGCCAAGCCGGTGTCCAAGTCGGAAACGCAGTCTG GGAGTTATTTTGCATCGAGCATGGAATAGCACCTGATGGAACCACGGAAAATAAGGAAGCCAGCGGATCCGGTGACGAAGACAAGGCTTTCCACGCCTTTTTCGCAGAGACCGCTTCCGGCAAACAT GTACCTAGGTGCTTATTTGTCGACCTTGAGCCCTCGGTTGTGGACGAAGTGCGCAGGGGCGCCTACAGTGGCCTGTTCCACCCTGAGCAGTTGATGTCCGGCAAAGAagatgcagccaacaacTTCGCCCGCGGAAGGTACACCACTGGCAGCGAAATCATGAACCCCGCTATGGACCGCATTCGCAAGTTGAGTGACGCTTGTGACAGCATCCAAGGTTTCCTCTTCTTCTCGGCCGTCGGCGGTGGTACGGGTTCGGGTACCGGCAGCCTGCTGTTGGAGAACGTCGGAGCCGAATACGAGCGCAAGACCAAGCTGAACTTCTGCATATGGCCATCTCCCCAGGTGTCTACCGCGGTTGTTGAGCCCTACAACTCAGTCTTGTCCACTCACTCCTTGCTGGAGAACACTGACGTCGCCGTTGTCCTCGACAACGAGGCCATCTACTCCATCTGCAAGAAGAACCTCGACATTGGCCGTCCCATCTACAAGAACCTCAACCGCATCATTGCCCAGGTTATCTCCTCCTTGACAACTTCTCTGCGTTTCGACGGCGCTCTGAACGTTGACATGAACGAGTTCCAGACCAACTTGGTGCCATACCCCAGGATCCACTTCATGCTCTCGTCTTACGCCCCCATCATCAGCTCCCGCAAGGCCAAACACGAGTTCATGTCGGTGGCTGAAATCACCAACTCAGCTTTCGACACCGCTTCGATGATGGCGGAATGCGACCCCCGTCTCGGCCACTACATGGCCTGTTGCCTTATGTACCGCGGTGACGTTGTACCCAAGGACGTCAACTCTGCCATTGGACACGTTAAGAGCAAGAAGGCCGTGCGCTTTGTCGACTGGTCACCCACCGGTTTCAAGTTCGGCATCAACTACCAGCCGCCATGTGTCGTTCCCGGTGATGACCTCGCCAAGGTTAGCCGCGCCGTCTGCATGATCTCCAACTCCACCTCAATCTCCGAAGTTTTCATTCGCATGGACTCCAAATTTGACGTCATGTACGCCAAGAAGGCCTTCGTGCACTGGTACCTCGGAGAGGGAATGGAGGAGGGTGAGTTCGAAGAGGCCCGCGAGGACGTTGCCGCCCTCGAGAAGGACTACGAGGAGGCTATCAATAACTGA